From the Glycine max cultivar Williams 82 chromosome 11, Glycine_max_v4.0, whole genome shotgun sequence genome, the window gcTAAATCAATGTTAAGatatacaataaatataataaaacataatttaaaatattaaatatctcctttatataattcaataaagAACTAATAGTAAAATAACCATTTAAATATATACTATTACAAGTAAATTTACACAACTTAATAATTAAGTTTATGtacctttaatcaaataattattaaaaaaatcaattaaatatagttttcataactaaaatataaacatgagtagtatataaatttataaatagaaatgTATACCTATAAATAACTTTGGTTTGGATtagatttcaaaatcaaatcaaaaattcaatccaattcaatagaaaaattgattatttcaattttctAGGTTTATTTAGTAAATCGATTTATGAACACTCCTCATCTTCCTTGCAatcttttctttgtaatttaaacGTTCAATAGTAACTATGAATGCTCGATTATATGACATTATCATGTATGTTTTAAcggtgtttatttttttttaggtacACGAAAGGGAGGAGGGAGATTATACCCTAGTCTAAGCACAAAACACTTACAAGAGTAGTACATTTACCTCTCCTTAAAAAGATTAGTGTTTAACTGTGTAtgataaaaaatgcaaaatatcCTTGAATGTGTGCTTCTACGAGTGTCATTAGTTTACGAATAATGTTATTTAAGTATaagttaagaaaattattactgATTCTAAAACTATAAGATGCAAGTTAATATACATAATAGTACATTGCCTTTGAGAATAATTGTTAGTGCTACTTAATAGGATTGAAGTGGATCACGCAAATAGCAATCCATCTGTATCCTATGTTGAAGGAAATGGAtggcaaaaataaatattattaaaaacaacaatcaGAACACAACTCATTGGTGAAAAAATAGTGCATCTGTTGTCTGTCATCGCATGAAAGGAACCAACCCCCTAATTTCTGTTCCATTTCCATTggataaaaagtaaattttcttccaattttcTTCTGAGAATGCTTCACGACGAATTAGCCTTTGTCTgtcaaaaatgaaaacataactTCAATAAACTGAAACACAACTGTCAAGCAGAGGAATTTATTTGCATTAGTAACAAACCAAAACAAGATAAAGGCTAGAGACAAGAATTAGAAGACACAAGTAATCAAGAGATGATTGAGATTAATACTCCTGCTTAAGGACTATAaaagatattataaatataaaggtCATTACTTCATTCATAATTTGCTGAAGAACCAGTTAAATATCCAGAAtgtatctttttattttgaagaaattattGATGTACCTTGGATATTGGAAATGCACAAATAATTATACATTTCAAATAGGAAAACTTACAAAATTGaatgaaggaaaaaattatGGGATACAAAAGTAGACTAGGTGTTTTAGACTGATTGTTTTATTAACAAATGATTTCCTACCTGCTATAAACAAGAAATTGTTACCAGGATATCATAACCAATGTTATCAACCAGGAAACTAGTGACTATGACTGTGTAAGCATACCTTAAATAATAATGGCAAACAGTCTCGGCTTCATCTAAACTGTATCGAGGAAACATAACACGAGCATCTACTGGAACATCTGGTAAGTCTTTACGAAGTTTTCCTACCGCTGTTGAATGAGAAAAGGCACCTACCATCATATCATCATGCACCATTGATCTAAAAGCCTTCACCTGCAATAGTAAGAAAGAGGTATCTAATCATTTGCACGAAAGCCTAATTGTTGACCCAAGTAATTTTAAGGAGATAAATACAAATACCAGAAATTAAAGCTCTCTCCCATCCCTTGCTATATATTGTTAACTATGGTTTAAAGTAACAAGAAGCAATGTACCAACCATTGCAAGTTCCCTAGCATGTATTGGCCGGCAAGAACGGATAGTGACTGGCTCCTCATATTCACTGAATGTAAACCAGTTATTATACTGGAGAAAGACAACCACAGAAATAACGACAATCAAAATATAGCATAGCCCAATTTTGAGAACAAATAATTTCAAAGAATGAGCATCATTTACTCATTTAGCATCAAGGAATATGTTTCTCACTTGATCTACTGCAATAAGAACAGGCCTGTCTTTAACAAGTGATAACTCTTTCCTCAAACGAACAACTACTCCAATGGCTGCATGTGTCTGCTCAATGCCAGTCTTCACCAGCTCGTATAAATTTGTGCCTTCAGGTATTGCCAAGGAATCAACATCTTTCAACCATCCAACACCAGCACCCTCACCTAATAGGATTGGATCAAATATTTGGCATGGCATTTCCTTTAGGTAGGACTCATTGTACTTCAAAAAATCCTGGAAATAAATGACCAATACATAACATTCAAAATAACTCAGGGTAATGAATCCAAGAAGCCAAAAACAAAACAGTAGAAATGGGTGAAGTACCCAACATTATTATCACGGGATATGAGGATAATGTAGATATTCACTCCTCTGGCCTTCATGGatacaatattataaaaagataaatacaacAACATAGGGCAAGTTAAAACAACTACACTCTCAAAATATTCATGAAAAGGAAGATAGAGCAAGAATatggttaaaaaataaacaaaatgaaagaaaggcATACTAATCCTTTCCTTTACTTATTCACTAAAAATtgctaaatataaatatatcccTCTAAGAATTTGCAACATGCTACTTATACTTATGGATAAACTGCAAGGTCAACTAGGTGAATACAAATAGTTGCATAGGTTCCCAATTGACACAGGAATAGAGAACCATTTGAGCCATAAGGACAGTTCAATACCATACCATCCTAGGCAACTATACAGGCGTTAATAAACTGACTTATTGATGGTAAAGTAGTAATCAAGAAATGGCTTTAGCATATCCTACCCCCAACTTAAAGAGCAAACACAAAACACAGgtaaaacttaaaaacattaaaattcaaTCTTGCCTTGAGGACATCCTCAGCCTGGACAGGTGTGTCCCATAAACCAGTTTGTGGGTGCTTATAGAAAAATCCTCCATGAGTCCAATCCTTGCCTTTAGGAACATAGAGAACCAGCCAACCTTCTTCTCGAGCCCACTGAACAAGCATTGCAAGCGCAATGCTCTTCCCACAGCTAACGGGACCATCTAACACAACTTGCTTCCTAACTTTAactcctgaaaaaaaaaaagttttcaggcaatgaaaaattttacattcaacttttaaggtaattattataaaaattaataaacttacgATAGATGACAATGGGTCTGTTTGGATAATCTTATCTAGAAGAGGTTATCTAAAAGCTCTATTGTGAAAAGCTCCTTTTAGGTAAGATAATATTGTGTTCCGATAAATGACTCAGGACTgtcccaaattttatttttcctaagcTTACttgataatgaaaattaaaactaaGGATTTGAGCCTCACAAATGCATTACCaaacacccaaaaaaaaaaaaaataatcaagcaTTTCGAAAGGATCAACCATCTGGGGCTACAAAAACCGCACCTTTACCATTAGAGGACCACATTGGGGGATCAACCACGCGCCTGAAGTTATCACGAAGATCCAAGAAGCTCTGGCGAACAAGCAAAGCCGTTCGCAGGGAGTCCTGAAACTCGTTGACCATACCCACTGGCAATCCCTCTGGCAAAACCTTGTTCAGGGCATCCTTCCTGCAAAACCAAACCGACTCAGGAACGCAGAGTCCGGAAGAAACGTCAAACTAAAAGACGCACACAAGGTGTTCTACAAAATGCCACaacgaaaaacaaaacaaacaaagtgAGTAAAGGAGAGTACGTGAGCTTGAAGTAGGTGCAGACGTCGTTGCGGGAGAGGTGGGAGAAGGAAGGGGCGGCGGAGAAGAGAGGGCGGCCGTTGGGCCCCACATCGAGAGAAGGATTTTTATCGTCGGCGTCGAGCTGCCGGCGACGTTCCTGCTCGTCGATGAgtgcggcggcggcggcggcgttGGGGGCGGATTTTTTGGGATCGGGTTTGAAGGGTGGTGTGGGCTTTGGGGGCCTAGAAGAGTGACTGAGAGATGAGAACGTGGCGTGACATCGATGATTGGTCGCTACGGCTCTCGCAAGTGACCGCAACATTTCGTTtgctcttttattttcttaagtgATAAGTGATTCACAGAAAAGAGCAGAGGTGAGTGAggtttttgttttgggttttggAAGAGAGAACTCTAAATGGAAAGGGGGAGTGAGTGAGTGGGTTGGGGCCTGGTGGTATTATGGTACTTTTGGAATTTTCTTATTCATACTTCATGAGCCAGTAATGGGGATTTGCTTCCAGGACTCCGGTTTTAACTGTATGACAAAATTACTCATtcgataaataattatttttgtttctaaatatgTAAAgtgttaattcatttttaatagatgaaaattcaaattttagtttctggAAGTGATAAAAGTGCGATAAATATATCCATCGGTTAACTTTTATCCGTTACGTTGATAAAAGAGTCTACTTGACACATTCAGGAATGAATTTGTCCGCGCTCTATACATTCAGGGacgaaaatgattatttatccaaaatataatttaatcttttttttcatttttaaattgttaCAAGTATAACATTagaataaacacttaaaaataagaaaacaagcataaattagaacaaatataataataaacataatattaattaataagcataatttatttgttactctaaaatttatattgtgaCAATATTAGGTagtaacaaaatcaaattggatctcttttttttttttaaggattaacTTAATGGTTGTGCATTTTTGTTTGAGTCTCATATTTTGGATATCATACTGTCACTTTGAAAATTTCAGAGCAATAGACagatattaatcaatattatgcttTATTACTatgtttgttctaacttatgcttgctttcttatttttttaattgttttattgtaatgttatgcttgcaacgattaaaaaaaaagatgaagattaaattatattttggataaatagtCACTAAATGTGTGGAGCGCTTAATGTATCACATAATCtcttttattaaaagtaacatACGGAAGTTAATAGATGAGTGGATTAGTCACACTTTTTTCACTTTCGcgaactaaaatttgaattttcatctttcgGAAATGAATTTATCAACGTTGTACACATTTAAAGacgaaaatgattatttatcctaATAAGTTTGAGTCTCAACACTTCCTTTTTCCAAATGTCTTTACGATAATCATCGAATTGGATTGAGATACCAAATCACTAGGTGAAAAGTTAACCAATGAGTCAATAGTTGCTATCATTTTACCAACTAATCAACTTTGCCTAGTTGTAATGGTACTTTCCTATAACCATAGGGTGCTGGGTTCGAAACCCAGAAATGCTAGAGttaacatgttttattttcGGACAACATTCTCAAACAAGCATTTTGGAATACATGCCTAAACCTGATAATATGCTCCGAACACAACAATGTGGGTTGACTTAAGTTTTGACAATTGATATTTGCAGTCTTCCTctttatttatacattttacttttcgattttttaaatttattttcttattctgaAAATTAAgctctaaaatttattttggaaatgagtaaatattctaaaaattatattttgcatatattaatacattccaaaaattattttctaaaattattttcttacactaattaatattttggaaTCTAATTATGCAAGCTAATTAAGTAGTTAGCGTAATATGTGTTGTGTGTGAGAGATGTGATATTTTCGATCACGTTTGAAGTGGTCTCAACATAATGGTCAAGGTAAGAAGGCTTTGGATTATTGCGGAGCTTCATGATGTGGTTTTTCATGTTGTTTATAATCTCTTGTGGGTTTAGCTAGAAATATACAGTAGTACCACCAAATTCAAGCAATTATTCCTAATTTTTAGTGTAGGCTAGAGATATTATGCATATGCACTCACCAACCTTGTCATAAGTTATTAATTGGTCTTATTTGAAGCCAAGAAGAAACCTGTGAAAACATTTGTGGGGCTTTAAgtttattgttaattatatatCTTTGTCTTATGTACTGTAAAATTACTTATCTCATGTATTATTGGATCCTATTTCATCAATATGTGACCATAACATATCTAAGACTAATTTGTTGCAAAAAAATGGAAGGAACTATGTCAAAACATATGGTATGAAATTTGGTTAAATATAAACGattatgttcattttttttttcttgcatagTCTAATGTCCATTCTGTCGTGTTTTCATTACttcttgttctatttttttcccaATAAAACTATTTCCTGGGAAAGGTTTGCAAATGCATAGTTATATTGCGCTACAAGATGCTGACATTGTTCTAAAAATTGAAACATAGGAATATGTGGAGTCATATTCCTGACATAGCTGTTTGGAGGAGGTCACTAACCGCTCTTAGCCATCTCTAGTGCACTTCGTCACTCTAGTCATCTACCCACTCTGTTTGTAACTTGTAGTTTGTTGATAGTGTGTCTCCCTCGTGTTGCACCTCCGTCCGTTGTCTGCGGTCATTGTCACAAGTAAGCACCAGTGTCGTGGTTATTCTGTAAAGGGTAACATAAAaagttgtaaaattaaaatttagaacttgagtgattttaaaatttagaaaattgtgatcttgaataatttttaagacTTGGCTTTTATACCAATTGacaaaagatgatggaactcaatAAACTAAGAGGGGGTAAATtagttttcaaaacaatttgtaCTTTTAAAAacagttacaaaaaaaaaaagttaaaaaaacttttgtatgaatcgtatcacaaaacatatataaaccGAACGTAATCAACCCTTAATCAATCCTTCCTTGAATATGATCCTTCATTGACATTCTTTCTTTCATAATCATAAAACTTGAATCTTTATGAAAAACTTGATTACTActtgaatgagagaaaaaggTCAGAACAAGATAagaaacacaattttttatactggttcactctctatttctagAGAAGTTAATATAGTTATAATATAATCCACAACCTGAATTAGATCTTCACTATGCATTAAAaatccttacaagcaatcacaaccaatctacaagatggttatttatagagaaaacaattataaccgTATATAATCGATAAAATCTATAAGCTAATCGATTAtttcaacaaaataatctattagattatctaagtaatcaattaaagtgttcttgttcaccTCTAAACAACTATCCGAGAgagaagtaattgattaatccactaggtaatcgattaaagcataGACTCCTGAATAAATCAGTCATTGTCTCAAACAACAGAGTAATCAATTATGAGATAacggtaatcgattaaaccgatATGAGACTTAACTCTTTATGCTTTAAACTgcttgttgtaatcgattacggtgAGGtgaggttgtaatcgattaatacAAAGAGTTTTTGCCTCTGAAGAAACTTTTCTTCACACTAACCATGGTGATGCATGATGCAATACAGGTATCAAATGTACTAAGGTGCAATAACCAAgataacaaccaatacaaatgtcactcaagggagttaggcatgtaaaagccaaaacatcttcaaaacttcttcaagcttttcCTTGAGCTTCAACCTTTAGCCTTAGGTTAATCATCATGTTGCTCCTTCTATCTCTAATAAGTTTTGCATGATTCAACCAAAGGTGCTAGCTAGAGATTGTAGTTCATTTTTCAACACATTTTATCTTATTGATTAAAATCCACACGAGTCCAACTAGTTTGGAAATATGATATATCAAATAGGGAATAAGACCAACATATTTAGTGAAACTCATATAGGTTTCATCAAATAAGAGATAGTATTGGGGATAAATATGTATGTCCAAGATCCAATCCATCatgttatcaattttagtaaaaaaattgttctttattttattatcatatttattgttttattaaattgttaatttgacaagtccttgattaaaattagagGTTTGTTATCAtgatagag encodes:
- the LOC100811097 gene encoding 28S ribosomal protein S29, mitochondrial-like, with product MLRSLARAVATNHRCHATFSSLSHSSRPPKPTPPFKPDPKKSAPNAAAAAALIDEQERRRQLDADDKNPSLDVGPNGRPLFSAAPSFSHLSRNDVCTYFKLTKDALNKVLPEGLPVGMVNEFQDSLRTALLVRQSFLDLRDNFRRVVDPPMWSSNGKGVKVRKQVVLDGPVSCGKSIALAMLVQWAREEGWLVLYVPKGKDWTHGGFFYKHPQTGLWDTPVQAEDVLKDFLKYNESYLKEMPCQIFDPILLGEGAGVGWLKDVDSLAIPEGTNLYELVKTGIEQTHAAIGVVVRLRKELSLVKDRPVLIAVDQYNNWFTFSEYEEPVTIRSCRPIHARELAMVKAFRSMVHDDMMVGAFSHSTAVGKLRKDLPDVPVDARVMFPRYSLDEAETVCHYYLRQRLIRREAFSEENWKKIYFLSNGNGTEIRGLVPFMR